One genomic region from Natrinema caseinilyticum encodes:
- a CDS encoding A/G-specific adenine glycosylase, with the protein MTAEAREWALPDDSETVRDALIAWYEADHREFPWRRTDDPYAILVSEVMSQQTQLGRVVEAWKEFLERWPTTADLAAADRAAVVGFWSDHSLGYNNRAKYLHEAAQQVETAYDGDVPESPAELQELMGVGPYTANAVASFAFNDGDAVVDTNVKRVLYRAFDVPDDDSAFETAARELMPDDRSRVWNNAIMELGGVACERTPRCDEAGCPWREWCTAYASGDFTAPDVPSQPSFEGSRRQFRGRVIATLREYEALELDTLGHRIRVDYAPDGEYGREWLHELLTDLESDGLVELDRNDDAFTVRLKQ; encoded by the coding sequence ATGACAGCAGAGGCCCGGGAGTGGGCGTTGCCCGACGACAGCGAGACCGTCCGCGACGCGCTCATCGCGTGGTACGAAGCCGACCACCGCGAGTTTCCCTGGCGACGAACGGACGATCCGTACGCGATTCTGGTCAGCGAGGTGATGAGCCAGCAAACCCAGCTCGGCCGGGTCGTCGAGGCCTGGAAGGAATTCCTCGAGCGCTGGCCGACGACCGCCGACCTGGCCGCGGCCGACCGAGCGGCAGTCGTGGGGTTCTGGTCCGATCACAGTCTCGGGTACAACAACCGGGCGAAATACCTGCACGAGGCGGCCCAACAGGTCGAAACGGCGTACGACGGCGACGTTCCCGAATCGCCCGCGGAACTGCAGGAACTGATGGGGGTCGGTCCGTACACGGCCAACGCGGTGGCGAGTTTCGCGTTCAACGACGGCGACGCGGTCGTCGATACGAACGTCAAGCGAGTGCTCTATCGCGCCTTCGACGTCCCCGACGACGATTCGGCGTTCGAAACTGCCGCGCGCGAACTCATGCCCGACGATCGGTCTCGAGTCTGGAACAACGCGATCATGGAACTGGGAGGGGTCGCCTGCGAACGGACTCCGCGCTGCGACGAGGCCGGCTGTCCGTGGCGTGAGTGGTGTACGGCGTATGCGAGCGGCGACTTCACCGCTCCGGACGTCCCCAGCCAACCGAGTTTCGAGGGGAGTCGTCGACAGTTCCGCGGCCGCGTGATCGCGACGCTGCGAGAGTACGAGGCCCTCGAACTCGATACGCTGGGCCACCGCATTCGCGTCGACTACGCCCCCGACGGCGAGTACGGCCGCGAGTGGCTCCACGAATTGCTGACCGACCTCGAGTCGGACGGGTTAGTCGAACTCGACAGAAACGACGACGCGTTCACCGTTCGACTGAAGCAGTGA
- a CDS encoding helix-turn-helix domain-containing protein codes for MTTVVELEIPADRLGLSRTFDRVSTFQFQVGGMIGGSPPLVWAGGPDCTTVTTALESDPSVEVIASVADDSAGSTADDDVGAMPSDRWLFRLEFGDGVKLFEQIVTENDGAILTAQGRDDRWMLKLLFHDRESISACHDLLEQYEFRVNVTRISGVDDLATARTPLTETQYETICKAHELGYFDVPRGVTLKELAAELDISHQALSERLRRSHAALVSAELSDRTAPMEIDP; via the coding sequence ATGACCACAGTCGTCGAACTCGAGATTCCGGCCGATCGGCTCGGACTCTCCCGGACGTTCGATCGAGTATCGACGTTCCAGTTCCAGGTCGGTGGAATGATCGGTGGCTCTCCGCCCCTCGTCTGGGCGGGGGGACCGGATTGTACGACCGTCACGACGGCGCTCGAGTCGGACCCGTCTGTAGAGGTGATCGCGAGCGTCGCCGACGACAGCGCGGGATCGACGGCGGACGACGACGTCGGTGCCATGCCGAGCGATCGCTGGTTGTTCCGACTCGAATTCGGAGACGGAGTGAAACTGTTCGAACAGATCGTCACGGAAAACGACGGCGCCATCCTGACGGCACAGGGTCGCGACGATCGGTGGATGTTGAAGTTGCTCTTTCACGATCGGGAGTCCATCTCGGCGTGTCACGACCTCCTCGAGCAGTACGAATTCAGGGTCAACGTCACCCGGATAAGTGGGGTCGACGATCTGGCGACGGCGCGAACTCCGCTGACCGAAACGCAGTACGAAACGATCTGTAAGGCGCACGAATTGGGGTATTTCGACGTTCCGAGGGGAGTCACGCTCAAAGAGTTGGCCGCGGAACTGGACATTTCCCACCAGGCGCTCTCCGAACGACTCCGCCGAAGTCACGCCGCACTCGTCAGCGCGGAGCTATCCGATCGAACCGCCCCGATGGAGATCGACCCCTGA
- a CDS encoding DUF7344 domain-containing protein yields the protein MLGRSQTDTVDEASRASDEIETPADLDLDDIYHILQTKRRRDVLHYLRESDGRVRLRELAEQVAAWEQGTPVDNLNSSERQRVYISLYQSHLPKLDNHGIVNYEKDRGWVESTPLTSQLDPYLDLSRGDDTADRWPLWYAGTVALCSIFLGSIAMGLVPIDGLLGGTVVLGAFALLTGVHAWSTDAASLGNAGKNG from the coding sequence GTGCTCGGGCGCAGTCAAACTGATACCGTCGACGAAGCGTCTCGAGCGTCGGATGAAATCGAAACGCCGGCAGATCTCGACCTGGACGATATCTACCACATTCTGCAGACGAAACGCCGACGGGACGTTCTCCACTACCTCCGCGAGTCCGACGGACGGGTTCGACTCCGGGAACTCGCGGAACAGGTCGCCGCCTGGGAACAGGGAACGCCCGTCGACAACTTGAACTCGAGCGAACGCCAGCGCGTCTATATCTCGCTGTATCAATCACACCTTCCGAAACTCGACAATCACGGAATCGTCAACTACGAGAAGGACCGCGGCTGGGTCGAATCGACACCGCTGACGTCACAACTCGATCCGTATCTGGATTTGTCGCGCGGGGACGACACGGCCGATCGGTGGCCGCTGTGGTACGCGGGCACGGTCGCCCTCTGTAGCATCTTTCTCGGTTCGATCGCGATGGGGCTCGTTCCGATCGACGGCCTTCTCGGAGGGACCGTCGTTCTCGGTGCGTTCGCGCTTCTGACCGGCGTCCACGCCTGGTCGACCGACGCGGCCTCGCTCGGTAACGCAGGCAAAAACGGGTAA
- a CDS encoding GNAT family N-acetyltransferase, with protein MATTDALEFGHEDRKHIYEYVERHGAVDPDEVQERLGLDPGGFRHHVAILKRDGRLEQEDGTLRVTIDAGAEEEYVSEDLEFHIRPARQEDLTGIVGAIRQVAEEKTYIEAESVADEIDHEETLLRHNELESRMFFVATVEDEVVGWVHLYAPELEKLSHTAELTVGVLEEYRNHGVGSHLLSRGLEWAGSNGYEKVYQSVPSTNEEAIAFLEEHDWDTEAVRQDHYMLNGHYVDEVMMAVKL; from the coding sequence ATGGCTACGACTGATGCGCTCGAGTTCGGTCACGAGGATCGCAAGCACATTTACGAATACGTCGAGCGCCACGGTGCGGTCGATCCCGACGAGGTACAGGAGCGCCTCGGCCTCGATCCCGGCGGGTTTCGCCACCACGTCGCGATACTCAAGCGGGACGGGCGACTCGAGCAGGAAGACGGAACGCTCAGAGTAACGATCGATGCGGGTGCCGAAGAGGAGTACGTCTCGGAGGACCTCGAATTCCACATTCGGCCGGCGCGCCAGGAGGATCTGACGGGGATCGTCGGAGCGATCAGACAGGTCGCCGAAGAGAAGACCTACATCGAAGCCGAGAGCGTCGCCGACGAGATCGATCACGAAGAGACCTTGCTCCGGCACAACGAACTCGAGTCTCGAATGTTCTTCGTCGCCACGGTCGAAGACGAAGTGGTCGGCTGGGTCCACCTCTACGCGCCGGAACTGGAGAAGCTGAGCCACACCGCCGAACTCACCGTCGGCGTCTTAGAGGAGTATCGCAACCACGGCGTCGGCTCACACCTCCTCTCGCGAGGCCTCGAGTGGGCCGGTTCGAACGGCTACGAGAAAGTCTACCAGAGCGTGCCATCGACCAACGAGGAAGCGATCGCCTTCCTCGAAGAACACGACTGGGACACTGAAGCGGTCCGACAGGACCACTACATGTTGAACGGCCACTACGTCGACGAAGTGATGATGGCTGTCAAATTGTAG
- a CDS encoding redox-regulated ATPase YchF, protein MLSIALAGKPNAGKSTFYTAATMADVDVANYPFTTIDANRGVSYVRTECPCLERDERCNADNCEDGKRYVPIELLDVAGLVPGAHEGKGLGNQFLDELTNADVIVNVVDASGGTTETGDPVDVGSHDPLADIDFVEEEMDLWLAGIVERNWESVERKSRSPDFDIDDVLADMLSGFGASPTQIATVLRDLDYPEDPIQWEDAHREALARDVRRRTKPIVVAANKIDVAPAENVDRLLELDKPVIPTTAEGELALRRAADNDLVAYDPGDETIEIGDDVTDAQREALEGLAETMDEWDGTGVQAALDYAVYDLLDHVTAYPVEDASKWSDGSGNVLPDAFLLPRGSTPVDLAYTVHSDIGDGYLHAVNAKTNREVSDDYELEEGDVIQIVSTAS, encoded by the coding sequence ATGCTTTCGATCGCGCTTGCCGGGAAGCCAAACGCCGGCAAGTCCACCTTCTACACGGCGGCGACGATGGCGGACGTAGACGTCGCCAACTATCCGTTCACCACGATCGACGCCAATCGCGGGGTGAGTTACGTCCGGACCGAGTGCCCCTGCCTCGAGCGCGACGAGCGGTGCAACGCCGACAACTGCGAGGACGGCAAGCGCTACGTCCCGATCGAACTCCTCGACGTCGCGGGACTCGTTCCGGGGGCCCACGAGGGGAAGGGACTCGGCAATCAGTTTCTGGACGAACTCACGAACGCGGACGTGATCGTCAACGTGGTCGACGCCTCCGGCGGGACCACCGAAACGGGCGACCCCGTCGACGTCGGATCGCACGATCCGCTCGCCGACATCGACTTCGTCGAAGAAGAGATGGATCTCTGGCTCGCCGGTATCGTCGAGCGCAACTGGGAGTCCGTCGAGCGAAAATCCCGCTCGCCCGACTTCGACATCGACGACGTCCTCGCGGACATGCTCTCAGGTTTCGGTGCCTCGCCGACGCAGATCGCGACCGTCCTTCGCGATCTGGACTACCCCGAGGATCCGATCCAGTGGGAGGACGCACACCGCGAGGCGCTCGCTCGAGACGTTCGCCGGCGGACCAAGCCGATCGTCGTCGCGGCGAACAAGATCGACGTCGCCCCGGCGGAGAACGTCGATCGCCTGCTCGAACTCGACAAGCCGGTGATCCCCACGACGGCCGAGGGTGAACTCGCACTCCGCCGGGCGGCCGACAACGACCTCGTCGCGTACGACCCCGGCGACGAGACGATCGAGATCGGCGACGACGTGACTGACGCTCAGCGGGAGGCGCTCGAGGGGCTCGCGGAGACGATGGACGAGTGGGACGGCACCGGGGTTCAGGCGGCGCTCGATTACGCGGTCTACGACCTGCTCGACCACGTCACCGCCTATCCGGTCGAGGACGCCTCGAAATGGTCCGACGGGAGCGGGAACGTCCTGCCCGACGCCTTCCTGCTGCCCCGGGGATCGACACCGGTCGACCTGGCGTACACCGTCCACTCGGACATCGGGGACGGCTACCTCCACGCGGTGAACGCGAAGACGAATCGCGAAGTCAGCGATGACTACGAACTCGAGGAGGGCGACGTGATACAGATCGTGTCGACGGCGTCGTGA
- a CDS encoding UbiA family prenyltransferase: MALVRDGTGIGGTARALWSQVHPVFMTPPLAASLFGAILAGSIDPVLAAGHVLAMFAAVYTAHVKDGYVDFHVRGEDEDHPLTVTGCHVALGLSTVTFALCCLALGVLVDATAVVLVVPTWLIAYHHAPQLDTNPVTATTGYPLGIALAVVGGFYVQAATLTVVPLAFALIFLILLSGVKVIDDAQDYVYDRSIEKRTVAVVVGPGRAYSVAYGLMTLALVAVVGFAVARIFPATAILAALAFAVVALVARRADPELATMLLIRGSYVFLAVLVTAVRFDPIGDLV, encoded by the coding sequence ATGGCACTCGTGAGGGACGGGACCGGAATCGGTGGCACGGCTCGAGCGCTCTGGTCGCAGGTGCATCCCGTCTTCATGACGCCGCCGTTGGCAGCATCACTGTTCGGTGCGATTCTCGCCGGATCTATCGATCCGGTACTCGCGGCGGGTCACGTCCTCGCCATGTTCGCGGCGGTTTATACGGCCCACGTCAAGGACGGCTACGTCGATTTCCACGTCCGAGGCGAAGACGAGGATCACCCGCTGACCGTGACGGGATGTCACGTCGCGCTCGGACTGTCGACTGTGACGTTCGCGCTGTGCTGTCTCGCTCTCGGCGTCCTCGTCGATGCGACCGCGGTCGTGCTGGTCGTTCCCACGTGGCTGATCGCGTACCATCACGCTCCACAGCTGGATACGAACCCCGTAACCGCGACGACCGGCTACCCGCTCGGGATCGCACTCGCCGTCGTCGGTGGGTTCTACGTGCAGGCGGCGACGCTCACCGTCGTTCCGCTCGCGTTCGCCCTGATCTTTCTGATCCTCCTCTCCGGTGTCAAGGTGATCGACGACGCCCAGGACTACGTGTACGATCGCTCGATCGAGAAACGAACCGTCGCGGTGGTAGTCGGCCCCGGTCGGGCGTACTCTGTCGCGTACGGCCTGATGACCCTCGCGTTGGTCGCCGTCGTCGGGTTCGCTGTCGCTCGTATCTTTCCCGCGACGGCGATCCTCGCGGCGCTCGCCTTCGCCGTCGTCGCGCTCGTCGCGCGGCGTGCCGACCCCGAACTCGCGACCATGTTGCTCATCCGGGGCTCGTACGTGTTCCTCGCCGTCCTCGTGACCGCCGTCCGATTCGACCCGATCGGCGACCTCGTGTGA
- a CDS encoding thiamine pyrophosphate-binding protein: MSKRYTGADLFTDALESYGVDYVFGNPGTTELPIMDAISRSDLEYRLALHEDIAVGMAAGYAQRRRYHSHHDDAITPVGVANLHIAPGLAHGLGNLYAAKKTGAPVVVTAGNHSTDFRHEEPILSGRLANMAREFCKWSDEVLDVSALPSMLRRAFRVALTPPTGPVFLGLPLDVTMAETDAEPERLGAIPSAGNGDPTQLERAADLLVEAENPVMVVGDHIARSGVDAVTAAVDLAEAAGARVHGEILSSEVDFPTGHEQWVSYLPTSESLTAALMDTDTLLFAGCSTNTTLTRHEEELVGSDTTCIHLSDDAWQLGKNQPADAAVIGDPGLVLRDLTERVRDRLSSDRVSDRLEDVAATKEMVESKMAGYGEGNGDEPGASKAQLVDAMERVAGDAAIVDEGVTSKYAMLTRWEFGPEQYISNKGGGLGYGLPASVGAAIAEGQRDEPRDVIGFIGDGSYQYYPHSIYSAARYDLDLTVVISDNRNYRILKNNTLHLMGGEEDDYDFVGMDFEPSVDLVKNAESHGSRAQLVESPEEIEGALEDAIARDGPDVLDVLVHD, translated from the coding sequence ATGTCTAAACGGTACACTGGCGCGGACCTCTTTACCGACGCGCTCGAATCCTACGGCGTCGACTACGTTTTCGGGAACCCGGGGACCACGGAACTGCCGATCATGGACGCGATCAGCCGGAGCGACCTCGAGTACAGGCTCGCGCTCCACGAGGACATCGCGGTCGGCATGGCCGCGGGCTACGCTCAGCGACGTCGATACCACTCCCACCACGACGACGCAATCACCCCCGTCGGTGTGGCGAACCTCCATATCGCCCCCGGGTTGGCCCACGGACTCGGCAACCTGTACGCGGCCAAAAAGACCGGCGCACCCGTCGTCGTGACGGCCGGGAACCACAGCACAGACTTTCGCCACGAGGAGCCGATCCTGTCCGGTCGACTCGCCAACATGGCCCGCGAGTTCTGCAAGTGGTCCGACGAGGTACTGGACGTGTCCGCCCTGCCGTCGATGCTCCGCCGGGCGTTCCGCGTCGCATTGACGCCGCCGACCGGCCCCGTCTTCCTCGGTCTGCCACTCGACGTGACGATGGCCGAAACCGACGCCGAACCCGAACGGCTCGGCGCGATTCCCAGCGCCGGAAACGGCGATCCGACGCAACTCGAGCGCGCCGCAGACCTGCTCGTCGAGGCCGAAAATCCGGTGATGGTCGTCGGCGATCACATCGCTCGCTCGGGCGTCGACGCCGTCACCGCAGCGGTCGACCTCGCGGAGGCGGCGGGCGCCCGCGTCCACGGCGAGATCCTCTCTTCGGAGGTCGATTTCCCGACGGGCCACGAGCAGTGGGTGTCCTATCTTCCGACCAGCGAATCGCTCACGGCGGCGCTGATGGACACCGACACGCTCCTCTTCGCCGGCTGTTCGACGAACACCACGTTGACGCGCCACGAGGAAGAACTGGTCGGGTCCGACACGACGTGTATCCACCTGAGCGACGATGCCTGGCAACTCGGCAAGAACCAGCCCGCTGACGCGGCCGTGATCGGCGATCCCGGTCTCGTCCTCCGGGACCTCACCGAGCGCGTGCGTGACCGTCTCTCGAGCGACAGGGTCTCGGACCGACTCGAGGACGTCGCGGCGACGAAAGAAATGGTCGAGTCGAAGATGGCCGGCTACGGAGAAGGGAACGGGGACGAACCGGGCGCATCGAAAGCCCAGTTGGTCGACGCGATGGAGCGCGTCGCAGGTGACGCAGCGATCGTGGACGAGGGCGTCACCTCGAAGTACGCCATGCTCACCCGCTGGGAGTTCGGCCCGGAGCAGTATATCTCCAACAAGGGTGGCGGCCTCGGTTACGGGCTTCCGGCCTCGGTCGGCGCCGCCATCGCCGAAGGCCAACGCGATGAGCCCCGGGACGTGATCGGATTTATCGGCGACGGGTCGTACCAGTACTACCCGCATTCGATCTACAGCGCGGCCCGCTACGATCTCGACCTGACGGTCGTGATCTCGGACAACCGAAACTATCGGATCCTCAAGAACAACACGCTTCACCTCATGGGTGGCGAGGAAGACGACTACGACTTCGTCGGCATGGACTTCGAGCCGTCGGTCGACCTCGTGAAAAACGCCGAGAGTCACGGTTCGCGCGCCCAACTCGTCGAATCGCCCGAGGAAATCGAGGGCGCACTCGAGGACGCGATCGCTCGCGATGGCCCCGACGTGCTCGACGTACTGGTCCACGACTGA
- a CDS encoding histidine kinase N-terminal 7TM domain-containing protein yields the protein MAWVIDPYSLVLLLSLVVAVGTTGAAWRMRPAAGSVPLTALMASVACWLCAHILEIEFTAFIWKVYMANVQWVAAAVIPTLFLVFALEFTGRDRWITRRRLGLFAIEPLIVIGFLLVNGQTNLLWGPPVTETVSFGALWTPSATVVTADPTIGLFAHLAYATLCLTITSVAVFEMIVRSNRYYRWQGLAVLVAIAVPWATAVLAASSLEIIGTTPIGFTVTGLAITFGLYRYRLLEIAPIARSEVVSNLEDGVLVIDSNRRIVDSNPVAEVLFGRDRENLVGEPIDAVLPIAVDAVIEASTHRDDDGTATDIDDPVTQFTLGDGTDRRFYDLLLSPIDDGRGQPVGWTIVVHDVTQRVSRERELERKNRKLDEFAGVVSHDLRNPLSVSKGYLELLEEEYDPEYVRAIAESHERMEQLIEDVLALTRQGQDALHLEPVALGDVAREAWSTVETAGSTLSVVDDRTIDADRTQLRQLLENLFRNSVDHGPRSPSSQPTGESDEKTDLVVTVGGLADGFYVADSGGGFEADPDRIFESGYTTSDRGTGLGLSIVAEICDGHGWSVTAREGADGGARFEITDTEDDGSVPDATDDRPASFARERE from the coding sequence ATGGCCTGGGTGATCGACCCGTACAGTCTCGTTTTGTTACTCTCGCTCGTCGTCGCAGTCGGCACTACCGGTGCGGCGTGGCGGATGCGGCCTGCCGCCGGTTCGGTCCCGCTCACAGCGCTCATGGCCAGCGTCGCGTGCTGGCTCTGCGCTCACATCCTCGAGATAGAATTCACGGCGTTCATCTGGAAAGTGTACATGGCCAACGTTCAGTGGGTGGCCGCCGCCGTCATCCCGACGCTCTTTCTCGTCTTCGCGCTCGAGTTTACGGGCAGGGATCGGTGGATCACCCGTCGGCGACTCGGATTGTTCGCGATCGAGCCCCTCATCGTGATCGGATTCTTGCTCGTCAACGGACAAACGAACCTCCTGTGGGGACCGCCGGTCACGGAAACGGTGTCGTTCGGCGCGTTATGGACGCCGTCCGCGACCGTCGTGACTGCGGATCCGACGATCGGCCTGTTCGCTCACCTGGCGTACGCGACCCTCTGTCTGACGATTACCTCGGTGGCCGTCTTCGAGATGATCGTGCGGAGCAATCGCTACTACCGCTGGCAAGGCCTCGCCGTTCTCGTCGCGATTGCCGTTCCGTGGGCGACGGCCGTACTGGCGGCGTCGTCGCTCGAGATCATCGGCACGACGCCGATTGGGTTTACCGTGACCGGTCTCGCGATCACGTTCGGCCTCTACCGCTACCGACTCCTCGAGATCGCCCCCATCGCCCGCAGCGAAGTCGTTTCGAACCTCGAGGACGGCGTGCTCGTAATCGATAGCAATCGACGGATCGTCGACAGCAATCCGGTTGCGGAGGTGCTGTTCGGGCGAGATCGCGAAAACCTCGTCGGCGAACCGATCGACGCCGTCCTCCCGATCGCCGTGGACGCGGTCATCGAGGCGTCGACCCACCGGGACGACGACGGCACAGCGACCGATATCGACGACCCCGTCACGCAGTTCACGCTCGGTGACGGCACCGACCGGCGCTTCTACGACCTCTTGCTGTCCCCGATCGACGACGGTCGCGGCCAGCCGGTCGGGTGGACGATCGTCGTTCACGACGTAACCCAACGCGTCAGTCGGGAGCGCGAACTCGAGCGCAAGAACCGCAAACTCGACGAGTTCGCGGGCGTCGTCAGTCACGACCTCCGGAATCCGCTGTCGGTTTCGAAGGGATACCTCGAGTTGCTCGAGGAGGAGTACGACCCGGAATACGTCCGGGCCATCGCCGAATCGCACGAACGGATGGAACAACTGATCGAAGACGTGCTGGCGCTCACACGGCAGGGCCAGGACGCGCTGCATCTCGAACCCGTCGCACTCGGCGACGTTGCCAGGGAGGCCTGGTCGACGGTCGAAACCGCCGGATCGACGCTGTCCGTCGTCGACGACCGGACGATCGACGCCGACCGGACACAGCTCCGGCAGCTACTCGAGAACCTCTTTCGAAATTCCGTGGACCACGGACCGCGGTCGCCTTCCTCGCAGCCGACCGGCGAGTCCGACGAGAAAACGGACCTCGTCGTTACGGTCGGCGGGCTCGCGGACGGGTTCTACGTCGCGGACTCTGGCGGCGGATTCGAGGCCGATCCGGATCGGATCTTCGAGTCGGGGTACACGACCAGCGATCGCGGCACGGGTCTCGGACTGTCGATCGTCGCGGAGATCTGCGACGGCCACGGCTGGTCCGTGACGGCGAGGGAGGGGGCGGACGGGGGTGCGCGGTTCGAGATTACCGACACCGAAGACGACGGCTCCGTCCCGGACGCCACCGACGACCGACCGGCTTCGTTCGCACGCGAGCGCGAGTAG
- a CDS encoding TrkH family potassium uptake protein has product MIRRLHVDVRSSCSFLGTVLKYLSLTLLFPTAIALYYRESPVPFLVALAVTVGVGIVLERLETDPSLGHRDAFLLVALTWFVVPLVGTIPYLVANTGTIADPVNAFFESMSGFTTTGATVMGSISVETHSRSIMMWRQLTQWLGGMGILVLMVAILSELSVGGTQIIREEAPGIEVEKLTPRIRETARALWLIYAWFTLAAVVVYYGLHLAGVAPNMSLYNAAAHALTSLPTGGFSPEARSVEAFSPVVQWAVMLFMIVAGTNFALYWYAWRGQPSRLTKNAEFRSYILAMGVVGASISALLFLGVGLAVVPDGIATIPGSIERSLRHGLFQVIAIVTTTGYASMDFNAWSDSTQVILLFAMFLGGSAGSAAGSIKIVRWYVIQKSIRRELFRLVHPQAIRPVRMGGTGDVVDEETILGIFVFFGLFLTLFVVSTVVLLVDAHRTPGLSLSALEAISAVIATLGNVGPGVGVVGPMNSYESFSNAAKLYMIFLMWIGRLEILSVLVILTPAYWRS; this is encoded by the coding sequence ATGATACGCAGGCTTCACGTCGACGTCCGGTCCAGTTGCAGCTTTCTCGGCACGGTGCTGAAGTATCTCTCGCTGACGCTCCTGTTTCCCACAGCGATTGCGCTGTACTACCGGGAGAGCCCGGTGCCGTTTCTCGTCGCGCTGGCCGTCACTGTCGGGGTCGGGATCGTCCTCGAGCGCCTCGAGACGGACCCGAGTCTCGGCCACCGTGACGCGTTTCTGCTGGTCGCGCTGACGTGGTTCGTCGTCCCACTCGTCGGAACGATCCCGTACCTCGTCGCGAACACCGGCACGATAGCGGACCCCGTCAACGCGTTTTTCGAGAGCATGAGCGGGTTTACGACGACGGGCGCGACGGTCATGGGCAGTATCTCCGTCGAGACCCACTCGCGGTCGATCATGATGTGGCGCCAGCTCACACAGTGGCTCGGGGGAATGGGAATTCTCGTCCTCATGGTCGCGATTCTCTCGGAGCTCTCGGTGGGCGGGACACAGATCATCCGAGAGGAAGCGCCGGGGATCGAGGTCGAAAAGCTGACCCCGCGGATCAGAGAGACCGCGCGGGCGCTGTGGCTGATTTACGCCTGGTTCACGCTCGCGGCCGTCGTGGTCTACTACGGGCTCCACCTGGCGGGGGTGGCGCCGAACATGAGCCTGTACAACGCCGCCGCACACGCGCTCACGTCGCTACCGACCGGCGGGTTTTCGCCGGAAGCGCGCAGCGTCGAGGCGTTCTCTCCGGTCGTTCAGTGGGCGGTCATGCTCTTTATGATCGTCGCCGGAACGAACTTCGCGCTGTACTGGTACGCCTGGCGCGGTCAGCCGTCTCGGTTGACGAAAAACGCCGAATTCCGCTCCTACATCCTCGCGATGGGCGTCGTCGGCGCCTCGATCTCTGCGCTGTTGTTTCTCGGCGTCGGACTCGCCGTGGTTCCCGACGGTATCGCGACGATTCCGGGGAGCATAGAGCGCTCGCTCCGTCACGGCCTCTTTCAGGTCATCGCAATCGTGACGACGACCGGATACGCGAGTATGGACTTCAACGCGTGGAGCGACTCGACGCAGGTAATTCTCCTGTTCGCGATGTTCCTCGGTGGCTCCGCGGGCTCTGCGGCCGGCTCGATCAAGATCGTTCGCTGGTACGTGATCCAGAAGTCGATCCGACGCGAACTCTTCAGGCTCGTCCATCCGCAGGCGATCCGCCCGGTCCGAATGGGTGGCACCGGCGACGTCGTCGACGAAGAAACGATTCTCGGCATCTTCGTCTTCTTCGGACTCTTTCTGACGCTGTTCGTGGTTTCGACCGTCGTCCTCCTCGTCGACGCTCATCGAACCCCCGGCCTCTCGTTGTCCGCGCTCGAGGCGATAAGCGCCGTCATCGCGACGCTCGGCAACGTCGGACCGGGAGTCGGCGTCGTCGGGCCGATGAACAGCTACGAATCCTTCTCTAACGCGGCGAAGCTGTACATGATCTTCCTCATGTGGATCGGCCGACTCGAGATCCTCTCCGTTCTGGTCATCCTGACGCCGGCGTACTGGCGATCGTAG